DNA sequence from the Blastomonas fulva genome:
ACCGAGTTCGCACCGGGACGGTCGACCTTTGCGTTCAAACCCGCAGGAGCAGGCGCATGACCAACGTCCAGATCATCGGCGCAGGGATCCACCCGTTCGGGCGTACCGACGGCAGGTCCGGGCGCGATCAGGGCGTGTTCGCGGTGCGCCAGGCGCTGGCGGACGCAGGGCTGGACTGGACCGATATCGAATGCGCCTATGGCGGCTCCGAAGGCGCGGGCAATGCCGACATCATGGTCAATGAGCTTGGCCTTACGGGACTTCCCTTCATCAACGTTTCCAACGGTTGCGCCACGGGCGGCAGCGCATTGTCGTCCGCGCGCAATGCGGTCGCTTCAGGCCAATGCGATGTCGCGCTGGCGGTGGGGTTCGACAAGCACCCGCGCGGCGCGTTCAACGCCAAGCCCGGCGACTGGGGCCTGCCCGAATGGTATGGCGAAACCGGCTTGATGCTGACCACGCAGTTCTTCGCGATGAAGATCCAGCGGTACATGCAGTTGCACGGCATCAGCCGCCGGACATTGGGCATGGTCGCGGAAAAGGCCTTCCGCAACGGTGCCTTGTGCGAGCACGCCTGGCGGCGCTCGCCGGTCGATCTCGACACGATCCTCAATGCGCCGATGGTCAACGATCCGCTGACCAAATACATGTTCTGCTCTCCGGCAGAGGGCGCGGTGGCGCTGATCATCGCGTCGGAGAAGAGGGCGCGCGAGCTTGGCGCGGACGGGGTGAAGATCGCCAGCATCGCGGTGCGCACCCGGCCGCCCGGATCGTTTGAGGTGTTTGCCCCCGCGATCAGCGTCGAGCGCGGCGGCAAACCCACCGAGCTTGCCAGCAAGGCCGCGTACGAGGCGGCAGGGATCGGCCCCGAGGATATCGATGTCGCACAGTTGCAGGACACCGAATCGGGCGCCGAGATCATGCACATGGCCGAGAACGGCTTCTGCAAGGATGGCGAGCAGGAGCAGTGGCTGGCGCAAGGGCGTACCGAACTGAATGGGCCGCTTCCGGTCAACACCGATGGCGGATGCCTGGCCTGCGGCGAGCCGATCGGCGCGTCGGGGCTGCGGCAGGTCTATGAAAACACCGTGCAACTGCGCGGACGCGGCGGCGCGCGGCAGGTTCCGGGCAGCCCCAAGACCGCCTACAGCCATGTCTATGGCGCGCCCGGCCTTTCCGCCGTCGCGATACTGGAGCGCTAGAATATGGGGATGATGCAGGGCAAGGTCGCATTGATCTCGGGCGGCGCGGAAGGCATTGGCGGGGCGACCGGGCGGCGGATCGTCGCCGAGGGCGGCAGCGTGGTGCTGGGCGATATCCAGTTCGACAAGGCCAAGGCGCTGGCATCCGAGCTCGGCGAGCGCGCGATGGCGGTGTCGCTCGACGTGCGCGATCTGGCGCAATGGGAGGCGGCGGTGCAGGCGGCGGTCGCCACCTTCGGCAAGCTGACCCATCTGGTCAATGTCGCTGGAATTTCGGAGCCCGGAGCCGTGACCGATGTCGATCTCGATAGCTGGGCGCGCACCATCGACATCAACCTCAATGGCACCTTCAACGGCTGCCGCGCGGCGATCCCCGCGATCGCGGACTCGGGCGAACCCGGCGCGATCGTCAACATCGGCTCGATGCTCGCGCTGCGGGTCGGTTCGGGCTTTGCCGCCTATTGCGCGTCCAAGGCGGCGGTCACTGCGCTCACCAAGACGATCGCTCTCGATTGCGCCGAAAAGGGGCTGCCGATCCGCGCCAATACCGTCCACCCCGGCGCAATCCGCACGCCGATGTTCGAACGCTATCTCGAAGCGCTCCCCGGCACCGTGGAAGAGGTCGAGGCGATGTTCGCCGCCAACCACCCGATGGGCCGCGTCGGTGAAGCGGCCGAGGTGGTTAACGCCATCGTCTTTTTGCTGTCCGATCAGGCCAGCTTCACCACCGGTGTCGATTTCACCGTCGATGGCGGTGGCAATTTCCGCAGCTAAGGGGCAGATTGAGGCATGGCTGAACGGATCGATGCGCATTTCGTCGCGGCGGGAAAATACCACGATATCGACTTTGCCCGGCTCGAGCTGCTCAAACTGCTCGCCGAGCACGACAACATCCGCACCACCGTTGCGCATGACTACAACGGCGTTGCCGATCGCCTGCCCGCGTGCCGGTTCCTGGTAACCTATACCTGCGACCTGATGCCGTCCGAGGGGGAGGCGCAGGCGATCGCCGCGTTCCTCGAAAAAGGTGGCCGCTGGCTGGCGCTGCACGGCACCAACTCGATCCTGCGCTTTACCGATGCCGGTGTCGACAGCCCCGAAGAACGCCCCGACGTGATGCAGATGCTGGGCACCCAGTTCAAGGCGCACCCGCCGATCGGCGCACCGTTCGCGGTTCAGATCGTCGACGGCGACCACGACGTGACGCGCGGGATCGCCGATTTCGATGTGGTCGACGAACTGTATCTGATGAAACAGGTCAGCGACATCCGCACGCTGGCGCAGACGCGCTTTGCGGGCGAGGCGACCGGCTTTGTCGATGCGAACTGGCCCGAAACGGTCGTCCCGGTGATCTACACCCGCGCGATCGGTGCGGGCGGCATCCTCTACAACACGCTTGGCCATTGCCGCGGGCATTACGACCTGCCGGGCATGCAGGATTTCTACCCGCATCCCGAGAAATGCGCGTGGAACTACCCCATCTATTACGAACTCTTGCGCCGCAGCATCCTCTGGGCGACCGGAACTGGCGGGATTTGACGCATGGACATGGATTTCACCCCCGATGAGCTCGCCTTCCAGACCGAGGTGCGCGCCTTCCTCAAGACGCATCTCACCGACCGGCTGATCGATGGCGCGCGGCGCACGCCGGGCGTGTTCGTCGAGCCCGACATCGGCCTCGAATGGCAGCGAATCCTGCATACGAAGGGCTGGTTGGCGACGCATTGGCCGGTCGAGGATGGCGGCACCGGCTGGACCCCGGTGCAGCGCTACATCTTCGAGAAGGAATGCGCTTATGCCGGCGCGCCCGCATTGCCGGTCCTCGGGCTCAAGCTGGTCGGCCCGGTGATCTGCCGCTTCGGCACGCCGGAACAGAAGGCGCGCTTCCTGCCGCGCATCCTTTCGGCCGAGGATTACTGGTGCCAGGGCTATTCCGAGCCGGGATCGGGATCGGACCTTGCCAGCCTCAAGACGCGCGCGGTGCGCGAGGGTGACCACTACCGCATCAACGGCTCCAAGATCTGGACCACGCACGCGCATTACGCCAACTGGATCTTCTGCCTGGTCCGCACCGATCCGGACGTGTCGGCGCAGCGCGGCATCACCTTTCTGCTCGTTCCGATGGACCAGCCCGGCATCACCGTCACCCCGATCATCACCATGGCGGGCGACCATGAGGTCAACCAGGTGTTTTTCGACGATGCCGCAAGCAGCATCGACAACCGCATCGGCGACGAAGGCCAGGGCTGGACCATCGCCAAGTTCCTGCTCGAAAACGAGCGCGGCGGATCGTGCTTCGCGCCCAAATTGCTGGTCGATATCGACCGGCTGATGGTGGCTGCGGGCGGCGTGCCCAGCGGCACCAACGGCGCGGTCGCGCACGATCCAGTGATCGCGCGCAAGCTTGCCTCGCTGCGGCTGCGCGCGCAGGCGTTCGAGATCAGCGAGCTGCGCATCCTCGCCGAGATCGCCAAGGGCCGCCCGCCCGGGCCGCAGACATCGCTGGTCAAATTGTTCTCAGCGAACCTCAGGCAGGAGCTCGACACGCTGGCGATGGAGATCCACGGCCTCAATGGCCTGCAGCTCCCCGCCGAACGCCCGCTCTACGGCAACGAGGCACCCGAGCCGGTGGCATCGGTCGATGCGCAGATGGCCGCGGGCCGCTACCTCAACTCGCGCGCGTGGACGATCTTCGGTGGATCGGACGAGGTGCAGAAGAACATCATCGCCAAGACCGTGCTGGGGTTGTGAGCGAAGGCGGCCAGTTGCAACCCTCTCCCCTCCCGCAGGCGGGAGGGGCAGGCCCGGCTTCCCGGGCCGGGGTGGGCCTGAAACGGCATTGGTACTAGGCCCACCCCGGCTTCGGCTGCGCCTCAGCCACCCCTCCCGCGAGCGGGAGTGGAAAAAGAAAACAACAATTAAGGAGAGACCCCCATGGACATCACCCAGATCATGTACCGCCGAGGCCTGATGGCAGGAGAGCGCATCCTGGTGACCGGCGGAGGCACCGGGCTTGGCAAGGTGATGGCCGAGGCGTTCGCATATCTCGGTGCCGAGGTGCACATCTGCGGGCGGCGCGGCGCGGTGCTCGAAGCCACCGCCGACGAACTGATGACCCGGCACGGCGGCACAATCGGAGCGCATGCCTGCGACATCCGCAAGCCCGATGCAATCGATGCGATGGTCGAACAGATCTGGACGCAGCACGGGCCGCTCACCGGTCTGGTCAACAACGCGGCGGGCAACTTCATCAGCCGCACCGAAGACCTCAGCGTCAACGGCTTCAATGCGATCTCGGACATCGTGTTTCGCGGCACTTTCTACATGACGCACAACATCGGCAAGCGGATGATCGCCGAGCAGATTCATGGCAATTTCCTCGCAATCCTCACCACCTGGGTATGGAACGGCGGGCCGTTCACCGTGCCCTCGGCGATGTCCAAGGCCGGGATCAACGTGATGACGCAAAGCCTGGCCACCGAATGGGGCCGCTATGGCCTCAGGTTCAATGCGATTGCGCCGGGCACCTTCCCCACCAAGGGCATGACCGAGCGGCTGTCGCCTGGCAATGCGCAAGGGATGCAGGGCCGCAACGCCGACCGGTCCAACCCGATGGGCCGGGTCGGCGCAATGCACGAACTGGCCAATCTGGCCGTGCTGCTGATGGCGCGCGGCGCGGACTATATCAACGGCCAGACCATCGCCATCGACGGCGCGGGCTATCAGGCCAATTCAGGCAATTTCTACCAGAGCCTGTCGCGGATGGACGATGCGCAATGGGCCGACATGGCGTCGCAGATTCGCGGCGCGAACGACAAGGACAAGGCCGCGCGGACCACCGATTGACCGCGTGGTGGCACAATATGTCACACTCCGCGCCAAAAGCCGCATGAATGCCAACATTCCGTAGCGTTGTACCCCGGTCTGACATACTCTTCGGGGCGGAGAGCAGGATCGAATCAGAGGGAAAACCATGATCGAGACACCACGTCATTTCACCGAGAAAGCAGAGGGCCGCAACAACCCGGTCAACACGCTGGCGCAGCGGGTGACCATCCGCCGGGTCGAAGATATTCACGATGCCGCGGTCGCGCTGCACGAGATGTCGCAGACGCGTGGGTTCAGGGTCGCCGCCTGCGACGACATCTCGTCCAAGGAACCGATGATCGATGCCGACGGCGCGATCATAAACGGCGAAATCTTCGGCTGGATGGCCGATGGCGAACGCTGGTGGGAGGATACAAGGCTGGCGCTCAACTCGCCGCTGCCGCGCGCCTGCCGCTACGAGAGCGAGCCGTTCTGGTGCAACGAGCACGGCATGTTCGGGCGCTGGCGCAACGAATATCTCGAAGAGATGGACCTTACTGATTTCCGCAAGCGATCGTTGTGCCATGCCGCGATCATGGTGCCGATCCACCTGCCCTTCGGCCAGATCGGATCGGTCAGCTTCACCCCGCTCGACAAGGACCTCACCGACCTTTCCGAGCCGTTCGAGAAGCACGCCGACCTGATGGCGGCAATGACGCGGCGGTTCATCGCGGGCTATGTCATGGTCATGCGCACCAAGCGGCGGATCCCTGCGGACTGCATGCTCTCCAAGCGCGAGGTCGAATGCCTGCGCTGGGCAGCGATCGGCAAGACCGACAAGGAGATCAGCATGATCCTCGACCGCAGCCACGCCACCATCCGCTACCACATCCACCGCGCGGGCGAAAAACTCGACGCGGTCAACCGCAGCCAGACGATCTTCAAGGCCGGGCAACTGGGGTATCTGGGCGCGAGCGATTGAGAAACGCAGCTCTCTCCCCTGAAGGGGAGAGAGCTAGGGATCACCCCACCACCCTGACCGCATCGCGGCCGTCCCAGCCCTTCGCCGCCTCTGCGATCATCGCAAAGAACCCCTCGCTTCCGCTCGCCGGCTGCAATATCTCGACAATAGCCCCCGCATTGGGCCGGGTCGATGCCGGGCCGCAATCGGCATAGACCACCGCGCCGTCCGCCCCCACCTTGCCCTCGACCACCACCAGCCCACCGCCCGCCTCGACTGCCGCGCGGGCGCCTGCGATGTCGTCGGTCAGCAGGCAGACATGATGCATCGCCCCGCCTGTTGGCAGATAGTCGCCGCGGTAGATCGAGGGCGCATCATTGTCCTGCCGGATCAGCTCGATCTGGACATCGCCCCATTGCGCCAGCGCGATGGTGAAGCGGCAGTCCGACGGCGCACCCATGAACCGCCCATCCTCGAGCACGATGTTCTCCATCACGAAGAACGGGCCGACCCCCATCGTTTGAGTCCAGTGCTTGAGCGCGGCGTCGAAATCAGGCGGCACGAACGCGATCTGCATCGGCTTGCCGATGGCGGAGATGGATGGATGGCTCATGGCGGCGCTGTCTCCACTGACTAAACCAATAGTGTCTTTGCCCTGCCCCTTTCTGGCATGGTGCCCGCAATTGCCATTGTCCAATTTGGGAGGGCCTTGCATGGCCGAGCGCGATCCGTCCGACAGCCTGACGCCCGACTGGGCGGCGTCGCGCAAGCTGCGTGCGCGCGAAATCCGCCGCAGGATCGTCGCCAATGTAGCGAACAAGACCACCGACATGGCCGATGGCCCGCTGCCGCTGCACAAGTCGGTCTATATCGATGAAGCCCGCTTCCAGGCCGAGCGCGAGCACCTGTTCCTGGGGCAGCCCTTGGTCGCGGGGCTGACCGGCGACATCCCCGAGCCCGGCGATTATCTGGTGTTCGACGCTGCAGGCCCTTCGATCCTGGTGATTCGCGGCAAGGACGGGGTGGTCCGCGCTTTCCGCAACCTGTGCACCCACCGGGGCGCCAAGCTGGTCGAACAGGCCGAGCCGTTCACCGGCAAGGCGAGCCGCATCTCCTGCCCGTTCCACGCCTGGACCTTCGACAACCTGGGCAAGCTCGTCGGCCAGCCGGGCAAGGCGGGTTTTGCCGATTGCGAGATCGGCGCGCGCGACCTGCTCGAACTGCCCTGCACCGAGCATCTGGGGCTGATCTTTGTGCGCGCATCCGAGGGCGAACCGATCGATGCCGCGGCGCATCTGGGCGATTTCGCTGACCAGCTCGCGCTGATCGAATTGCACCGCGCGGTGCCGGTGAAGAAGGGCATCTTGCACGCTGAGTCCAACTGGAAGTTCGCGCTCGACACTTATGGCGAGGGCTATCACTTCGCCGCCTTGCACGCCTCGACCATCGGCCAGACGCACTACAACGACATATCGGTGCTCGAACGCTTTGGCTGCCACCACCGCATCAGCTTCCCCGACAAGACGGTGGGCGATCTGGTCGGAAGAGACGAGGCCGAATGGCCCGACACCGAATATGGCGGGGTGCATTACCTGTTCCCCAACACCGTGATCTTCTTCGGCGCGGTGACCCCCGGGGTGTATTTCACCCAGGTGTTCCGGCTGTTCCCCGATGGCGTCGGCAAGACCCGCTGCCAGTTCGGCGTCTATGCGCCGTTCGGGATCATCGACGAGGCATATCGCGGCGTCTGCGAGATGGCATACGATGCCACTGCCGAGGTGGTGCAGACCGAGGACTATCGCGTCGCAAGCCACGGCTATGCGAACCTGAAGACCGCGCCTGAAGATTTCCACGTCGTGCTGGGCGCCAACGAAAGCGCACCGCAGGCGGTCCACCAGCATATCGCCGAGGCTATCGGGATGCCGATTTAGGCTTCCCTGACGCGCGAAAAGAACAGAACGAACGAGGAGAGTACCCCATGGAAGATGCGAGCCGGACCTATCCTGCCGACCGCTGCCCGGCGATCACCGTCGACGAGATCCTCGACCTCGACAGCCGCACGGTTCCGCAAGAGGTCCGCGGCGACAGCTGGCGGGATCTCGGCACCGAGCCGGTCACCGCCGAGCGCTATACCAGCGCCGCGTTCTTCGAGGCCGAAAAGAAGCACATGTGGCCCAATGTCTGGCAGATGGCGGCGCGCGAAGACGAGCTGCTGCAGCCGGGCGACTATGTCGTCTACAACAATGTCGGCCGGTCCTATCTGATCATGCGGCAGGACGACGGGTCGGTGAAGGCCTTCCACAATGTCTGCCTGCACCGGGGCCGCAAATTGCGCACCGAGAGCGGCTCGGCCGACGACCTCACCTGCCCGTTCCACGGTTTTGCCTGGAAGACCGACGGCGCGATCAAGCACATCCCGTGCGAATGGGATTTCCAGCACCTGAAAGAACGCGACATGAGCCTGCCCGAGCTGCGGGTCGAGCGCTGGCAGGGCTTTATCTACGTCACCGAAAGCACCACGCAGGTGAGCCTTCGCGACTATATGGGCGCAGAAGTCTACGACCGGTTCGGCCGCTGGCGGCTCGATGAATGCTATACCGCTTTGTGGATCGGCAAGGTGATCAACGCCAACTGGAAGGCGGTGTCCGAGGCGTTCATGGAGGCCTGGCACTCGATCGTCACCCACCCGCAGATCCTGCCCTATACCGGCGATGCCAACACCCGCTATTCGATGTGGGGCGATCATGCGAACCTTGCGCTGACCCCGTTCGGCCTGCCCAGCCCGCATCTGGCAGCCGACAATCTCAGCGAAGACGACATCATCGCCGCGTTCAGCCGCACATCGGGCCGATCGGCCTCGCTCGAAGGCCGCAAGCTCGCCGAGGGCGAGACCGCGCGCACCGCAATGGCCGAGACCAACCGCGCCAACTATCTCGACGCCCTGGGCTATGACAGCTCGGACATTTCGGACAGCGAGATGCTCGATGCGTTCACCTACAACATCTTCCCCAACCTCTCGCCCTGGGGCGGGTTCGTGCCCAATATCGTCTATCGCTGGCGCCCCTGGCCCGACCAGAACGCAACGCTGATGGAGGTGCGTCTGCTCGCGCGCAAACCCAAGGACGGGGACATGCCCGAAGCCGCCGAGATGCGCTTTCTTGGACCGGATCAGCCCTGGGCGACGGTCACCGAATGGGGCGCATTGGGCGAGGTGTTCGATCAGGACATGGAGAACCTGCCTTATGTGCAGGAGGGCCTGATCGCCTCGGCGAACAACCGCGTCGAACTCGGCCGCTACCAGGAAGGCCGCATCCGCCAGTTCCACCAGACGATGGACAAGTATCTGGCGGGGCAGCTGCCGTGAGCGGCTTTCGGGGGGCAAGCGAAGATCAGCTCGCGATCCGCGCGCTGATCGACAGCTACACCGACGCGGTGTTCCGCCGTGACCCGCAGGACTGGGGCGCGACCTGGACCGAAGATGCACTGTGGGACCTGATGGGCACCGAGGTCCGCGGGCGCGAGGCGATCGTCGGTCTGTGGACGCAGGCTATGGCGGGCTTCCCGTTCGTGGCGTTTTTCGCGCAGGTCGGCAGCATCCTGATCGATGGCGACCGCGCGACGGGCCGGGTCTACACCCATGAATATCTCGAACTCGCCGATGGATCGGTCAGCCGCCCGATCGGCCAGTACCTCGATGTCTATACCCGCACCGCCGATGGCTGGCGCTTTGCCGAGCGGCATTTCAGCATCCTCAAGGAGACACAGGCCAAATGAGTATTGTAATTGCTGGCGAGGTCGATTTTCCGATCGGGAACCGCGACACCGCGCTCGCTGGCGCGCGCGACCTGATCGCGATGGCGCTCGCCGAGCCCGGCTGCCGTCATTACGCCTGGACCGCCGATCCGCACGATCCGGGCCGGGTGCATGTGTTCGAGGAGTGGGACAGCGCCGACGAGTTGCAGTTCCATCTCGAAGGCCCCGCCTATCAGGGGATGCTGCTGCACCTTTCGCAGTTCACGATCCTGAACGCCGATACCCGCAAGTACCGCTTCGATCTGAAAGAGCCGGTATACGGACCCGATGGCGTCGCCACCGCGCGCTTTGTGAGCGAGGCCGCAGCATGACCGACCTGACCGGCAAGACCGCGATCGTCATCGGTGCGGCGGGCGACCACAACATGGGCCAGGTGATCGCAAGGCTGCTCGCCGGCGCGGGGGCGAAGGTTATCGTGTCGGGGCGCAAGCGCGAACCGCTGGACGCGCTGGCAGCCGAGATCGGCGGCGAGGCGGTGACCTGCGACCTCACCAGCCGCGCAGACGTCGACGCGCTGTTCGATGGCGCCGCCGCGCGGCACGGCACCGTCGATATCGCGATCAACGCCACCGGCTGGGGGCTGATGAAGTCCTGGGCCGATGTGACCGATGACGACCTCGCCCAGATGGTCGCGCTGCAGTTCACCGGCGTCCACCACATGCTGAACGCGTGCCTGCGCACGATGACGAACGGCGGATCGGTCATCCAGATCTCGTCTGCCACCACGCAATGCCTGATCTACGATCACGCCGCCTATATCGGCACCAAGGCAGGGTCGGAGGCGCTGATCCGCTGCTTTGCCAACCAGTATGGTCCAAACGGCATCCGCGCCAATGTCGTCTCGCCGGGGCTGACCGCCACGCCGATGGCGGCAAGCGCGGTAGCGACCCCGGGGCTGGAGGCAGCGTTCGCGAAGGAATATCCGCTGGGCCGGATCGGCACCGCGGACGATATCGCGCACACCGTGCTGTGGCTGTGCGACGATCGCACCTTCGTGACCGGGCAGAATATCCACGCCAATGGCGGGCTGACGCTGCGGCGCAACCCGCGCCCCGAAGAGATCGGTGCCTCGGTGGGGGCCGCGATGGCCGCGCTGAACCCGCAATGACCGCATGAGCGGCCATCTGCTCTCGCTGGCATCGGGCGTTCTGCCTGAATTCTCGCCCGAGCAGACTGCGGCTGCAGCCATTGCCGCGGGATGGCCCGCTGTCGGCATCTGGGTCGAGCCATCGACCTGGACGGCGGCGACCGCCGCAGAGGTTCGCGCCCGCACCCGGGACGCGGGGACCGTGGTGCTCGATGTCGAGGTCGTCTGGCTGAAGCCCGGCGCGGACGATCCCGATCATCTGCGAATCATCGATGCCGGTGCCACGATCGACGCGCGCAACGTGCTGGTGGTCAGCTCCGACCCCGACCCGCAGTCCAGCGCCGACAAGCTGCGGCGGCTGTGCGAACACGCCGCCGATCGGGCGATGCGGGTATGCCTGGAGTTTGCCGCCTTTACCGAGATCGCCTCGCTCGCCGCCGCGCTCGATGTCATCAGCCGCACCAACCATCCCGCCGCCGGGTTGTTGATCGATCCGCTGCATTTCGCGCGCACCGGGGCCACTCCGGCCATGTTGCAGGGCGTCGATCCGCGCCTGCTGCCCTATGCGCAGTTCTGCGATGCCGCAGCTTTGGGGCCATTGCCGCAGGATGTGCCCGCCATCATCGAGGAAGCGCTCGACCTGCGGCTCGACATTGCCACCGGAGGCCTGCCGCTGCGCGCATTGATCGATGCACTGCCATCGGCAATTCCGCTCAGCATCGAGCTGCGGTCCAGGGCGCTCAGGGACGGTTTTGCCGATCCGGCAGAGCGCGCAGCCGCGCTGCTGGCCGCAACCCGTAGCGGCATGGCGGTGCTGCAACGCTGACCCGGGCGCAGCGGTCGCAACTTTTGGCCTAAAATCTGCGCATCTGCTGGATCATCGGCCACGTAACGTTATAGTGCTGCACAATCTGCCCGCGCATTCGGGTCGCAACCAGGGGCCAATTATCACGTGAAGAAAGCTGCTGTCATCGGGTCGGGATTCGGCGGGCTGGCGCTCGCCATCCGCCTGCAATCTGCCGGAATTGCCACCACCGTTATCGAAGGCCGCGACAAGCCGGGCGGCCGCGCCTATTTCTGGGAAAAGGACGGCTTCACCTTCGATGCCGGTCCCACCGTGATCACCGATCCGCCGTGCCTCGAGGAGCTGTGGGCGCTTTCGGGCCACCACATCAGCGAGGATGTCGAGCTGATGCCGGTGATGCCGTTCTATCGGCTCAACTGGCCCGACGGCACCAATTTCGATTATTCGAACGACGAGGCGAGCCTGCGCGCCGAGATCGAGAAGCTCAACCCCGCCGATGTCGCGGGTTACGAGAAGTTCCTGACCTACAGTGCCGGCGTGCACGACGAGGGCTATCTCAAGCTCGGCCACAAGGCGTTTCTCGACTTTGCCAGCATGATCAAGGCGGCGCCCGCGCTGATGAAGTATCAGGCCTGGCGCTCGGTCTATTCGATCGTGTCATCGTTCGTGAAGAACGAGAAATTGCGCGAGGCCTTGAGCTTCCACACGCTGTTGGTCGGCGGCAACCCGATGAAGACCAGCTCGATCTACGCCCTCATCCACAAGCTGGAAAAGGACGGCGGCGTCTGGTTCGCGCGAGGAGGTACCAACAAGCTGATCGCAGGCATGGTCACGCATTTCGAGCGGATCGGCGGCACCATCCGCCTCAACGATCCGGTCACCGAGATCGAGACGATGGGCGACAAGGTCACCGGCGTGGTGACCAAGAGCGGCTGGCGTGACAGCTTCGATGCGGTCGCCAGCAACGCAGACATCGTGCACAGCTATCGCGACCTGCTGGGCAAATCGGGCCGCGGCAAGCGCGCGGCGGCGAGCCTCAAGAAGAAGAAGTTCTCGCCCTCCTTGTTCGTCGCGCATTTCGGCATCAAGGGTGACTGGCCCGGAATTCCGCACCACATGATCCTGTTCGGTCCGCGCTACAAGGGCCTACTCGACGATATCTATGACCATGGCGTGCTGTCCAAGGACTTCTCCTTGTACCTGCACCACCCGACCGTCACCGATCCCAGCATGGCGCCTCCGGGGCACAGCACCTTCTATGTGCTCTCCCCCGTGCCGCATCAGGGCAAATTGCCGATCGACTGGAAGGAAATGGGTCCGATCTACGAAAAGCGGATCCTCGACGAGATCGGCCACCGGCTGATCCCGGATATCCACGAGCGGATCGTCACCAGCTTCCATTACACGCCGCAGGATTTCAGTAACGATCTCAACGCGCATCTGGGAAGCGCGTTCAGCCTCGAGCCGCTGCTGACGCAAAGCGCGTATTTCCGCACGCACAACCGCGACGATGCCATTCCGAACATGTATTTCGTGGGCGCAGGCACGCATCCGGGCGCGGGCATCCCCGGCGTGGTCGGCAGCGCCAAGGCGACGGCTGCATTGATGCTGGAAGATATGCTCTGACACTCAAATCCTCCTCGAGCTTGTCTCGGGGAGGGGGACCGCCGACCAGAGGTCGGTGGTGGAGGGGAGGCGGTGTTGCGCTTCGCCTCCAATGATGCACTATCCCGCTTCCCCTCCACCACCCGCTGCGCGGGCGGTCCCCCTCCCCCAGCAAGCTGTGGGAGGATTTGAGAACGGAGCAAATATCATGCACACCGGATCATGCCTCTGTGGTGCGATCACCTTCACCGTCTCGGCCCCGCTCAAGCGTCCGGATGCCTGCCATTGCGGACAGTGC
Encoded proteins:
- a CDS encoding acyl-CoA dehydrogenase family protein, which gives rise to MDMDFTPDELAFQTEVRAFLKTHLTDRLIDGARRTPGVFVEPDIGLEWQRILHTKGWLATHWPVEDGGTGWTPVQRYIFEKECAYAGAPALPVLGLKLVGPVICRFGTPEQKARFLPRILSAEDYWCQGYSEPGSGSDLASLKTRAVREGDHYRINGSKIWTTHAHYANWIFCLVRTDPDVSAQRGITFLLVPMDQPGITVTPIITMAGDHEVNQVFFDDAASSIDNRIGDEGQGWTIAKFLLENERGGSCFAPKLLVDIDRLMVAAGGVPSGTNGAVAHDPVIARKLASLRLRAQAFEISELRILAEIAKGRPPGPQTSLVKLFSANLRQELDTLAMEIHGLNGLQLPAERPLYGNEAPEPVASVDAQMAAGRYLNSRAWTIFGGSDEVQKNIIAKTVLGL
- a CDS encoding ThuA domain-containing protein codes for the protein MAERIDAHFVAAGKYHDIDFARLELLKLLAEHDNIRTTVAHDYNGVADRLPACRFLVTYTCDLMPSEGEAQAIAAFLEKGGRWLALHGTNSILRFTDAGVDSPEERPDVMQMLGTQFKAHPPIGAPFAVQIVDGDHDVTRGIADFDVVDELYLMKQVSDIRTLAQTRFAGEATGFVDANWPETVVPVIYTRAIGAGGILYNTLGHCRGHYDLPGMQDFYPHPEKCAWNYPIYYELLRRSILWATGTGGI
- a CDS encoding SDR family oxidoreductase, yielding MDITQIMYRRGLMAGERILVTGGGTGLGKVMAEAFAYLGAEVHICGRRGAVLEATADELMTRHGGTIGAHACDIRKPDAIDAMVEQIWTQHGPLTGLVNNAAGNFISRTEDLSVNGFNAISDIVFRGTFYMTHNIGKRMIAEQIHGNFLAILTTWVWNGGPFTVPSAMSKAGINVMTQSLATEWGRYGLRFNAIAPGTFPTKGMTERLSPGNAQGMQGRNADRSNPMGRVGAMHELANLAVLLMARGADYINGQTIAIDGAGYQANSGNFYQSLSRMDDAQWADMASQIRGANDKDKAARTTD
- a CDS encoding helix-turn-helix transcriptional regulator, translated to MIETPRHFTEKAEGRNNPVNTLAQRVTIRRVEDIHDAAVALHEMSQTRGFRVAACDDISSKEPMIDADGAIINGEIFGWMADGERWWEDTRLALNSPLPRACRYESEPFWCNEHGMFGRWRNEYLEEMDLTDFRKRSLCHAAIMVPIHLPFGQIGSVSFTPLDKDLTDLSEPFEKHADLMAAMTRRFIAGYVMVMRTKRRIPADCMLSKREVECLRWAAIGKTDKEISMILDRSHATIRYHIHRAGEKLDAVNRSQTIFKAGQLGYLGASD
- a CDS encoding SDR family NAD(P)-dependent oxidoreductase, with amino-acid sequence MGMMQGKVALISGGAEGIGGATGRRIVAEGGSVVLGDIQFDKAKALASELGERAMAVSLDVRDLAQWEAAVQAAVATFGKLTHLVNVAGISEPGAVTDVDLDSWARTIDINLNGTFNGCRAAIPAIADSGEPGAIVNIGSMLALRVGSGFAAYCASKAAVTALTKTIALDCAEKGLPIRANTVHPGAIRTPMFERYLEALPGTVEEVEAMFAANHPMGRVGEAAEVVNAIVFLLSDQASFTTGVDFTVDGGGNFRS
- a CDS encoding thiolase family protein yields the protein MTNVQIIGAGIHPFGRTDGRSGRDQGVFAVRQALADAGLDWTDIECAYGGSEGAGNADIMVNELGLTGLPFINVSNGCATGGSALSSARNAVASGQCDVALAVGFDKHPRGAFNAKPGDWGLPEWYGETGLMLTTQFFAMKIQRYMQLHGISRRTLGMVAEKAFRNGALCEHAWRRSPVDLDTILNAPMVNDPLTKYMFCSPAEGAVALIIASEKRARELGADGVKIASIAVRTRPPGSFEVFAPAISVERGGKPTELASKAAYEAAGIGPEDIDVAQLQDTESGAEIMHMAENGFCKDGEQEQWLAQGRTELNGPLPVNTDGGCLACGEPIGASGLRQVYENTVQLRGRGGARQVPGSPKTAYSHVYGAPGLSAVAILER
- a CDS encoding VOC family protein codes for the protein MSHPSISAIGKPMQIAFVPPDFDAALKHWTQTMGVGPFFVMENIVLEDGRFMGAPSDCRFTIALAQWGDVQIELIRQDNDAPSIYRGDYLPTGGAMHHVCLLTDDIAGARAAVEAGGGLVVVEGKVGADGAVVYADCGPASTRPNAGAIVEILQPASGSEGFFAMIAEAAKGWDGRDAVRVVG